From the genome of Podospora bellae-mahoneyi strain CBS 112042 chromosome 2, whole genome shotgun sequence:
GACTTGATGCTGACTTGCAGATTATGCTACAaccgaggcggcggcgagcttCAGCCACGGCTCAAACATGGCACAAGCCACACAATGGCTCCCCAGAAAAGCTAGAGAAATCGGTCAATTGAATATCTTTGAATGGCGGGGCCGAGTTTCAACGGTAAAGCTAGTGGATTAAGCAGAAAAGATATGCATAACCGAAGATGGTTCGATTCTGTTAGCCGTCATTGGCTGGAATACCGCAACCCACGCACACCTCCAAGCTTCTGATCCCGAGTTGACTGCATCAAATCAATCGTAACCAAGCCACTTCCCCGGCCCAGCCCACCGTCGACGTCGAGCTTCCgctgcctcctcctggtCTCGGATCCTGCACAGAaatcccctctctctcttcagaCCATTCACAATGTCGGCCTCCCTCCTTCGCATCGCCGCCCGCGGCCCCTCCAGCGCCTTCTTCCGCACCGTTGTTGCCCGGCCCCAGCCTATCGCTGTGCGCGCTGCCGTCGCCGTCCCCAAGACCTTCAGCACATCGATGCGCATGCGCTCCGAGCACGCCGAGGAGACCTTTGAGGAGTTTTCTGCTCGGTGAGTGCTGGACTGGCTGTCGAGGGCACCCTGGAAGAGCTTTCGGAAAGCTCTGAAGCTAGCTTCCTCGACATGACGTGACCCTTGTGCTTGAACCCCATATCTGGGCCTCAGACACCAGCCACAGCTATCTTAATACGGCCCATTGACTAACATGAAGCTTTACACAGCTACGAGAAGGAGTTTGACAGCGTTCAGGATGTCTTTGAGCTCCAGGTATGCCTGCCATCTGCAAGCTTGCCAGCGTGCTCTTGCTAACCCGAAGCTTTCCCCCACCTTGTAGCGCAACCTGAACAACGCTTTCGCCTACGATCTCGTCCCCTCCCCTgccgtcctcgccgccgccctcagGGCCGCGAGAAGAGTCAACGACTTCCCCACTGCCGTCCGCGTTTTCGAGGGTACGATCTGCTCTCCCTTTTTCCATGCGGGATATTCCTGCCTCGGTTGACAAGATACTGATATTGTGATGTAggcatcaaggccaaggtcGAGAACAAGGGCCAGTACGAGCAGTACCTTGCTGAGCTCAAGCCCCTACGTGAGGAGCTCGGCATCGAGCTCAAGGAGGACCTCTACCCCGAGGAGGCTAACTAAATGCTCGACTATTCATCGACATACTTTCTTGTTCTTTCACTAGACGACGAATTTAAAAGGCCAACCTCACACGCTTCACCACACATCCATAGACTGCACAGCTGGCTTGGACACTTTGAAGGCAAAAGCTGGCTGCTGCCGGTTCGGTGTGAGAGTTCATCATTATGGATACCACTGAAACCCGTCCACCACATCTCATCTCTCTGCCTTGATAGAAAGGAAGGAGATAGATAAAAATCAATGTGTATATTTTCTGTTACGGCTGTGTTTTTCTTGCATGTGGTATTGCGGTTGTCCTTGCCTCGCCGAAGACAATAAGCTCGGACAACTGTTTGGGGTTCGGACACTGTCGGGGAATTCAAGTTCAGTCACGATGCACTTACACCGTAGAGGGAACAGCTAAAAGACTAAGGTCATACGAAGTAACAAGCTCACAATTATGGCAGGCTTTCAGGGTAGCCACGAGTATGTATTTTTCAACCGTTGTCCTCTATCGTGGGCCAACTAACACCAGGTAGTCTCGAAAGACATTTAACACCATACAGTATTTAACCTGCATCGGAAACATTGATATTGTTCCTTTCCAACATGAACTATTAACCTCATCTTCATAACAGGCCAGCCGCTCTTCCCTTTGCCTCATATCCATCACATCTTCCCTCCAATCTATTATTCCCAGGCTTCCTCTACCCAAAATTtcacaacccaaccacctcctcccccaaaacagtAAAATGCCCTCCAGCCCCCGTCCACCCAAACCTGaccccctccaaacaacCTTTTctcacacccaccaccctcggcgtcttgatttcctcctcttctcctctaTGTCCCGTCTGACAGCTAGCATTAAACCCCCAGGtaaccaccctcccatccaccGTGACAGCGACCCCATGCTCCGCCCCCGCCTCGACCCATCTAATCTTGTcgttttccccctcccccagcggCAAGATCCTCACCGGACAGGTCACAATCCTCGCCCtacccctcccatccctaaccacaaactcctcctcccatttTTGTCCCTTTTGTGCTGTCAACGTGTCGATATCTACCCCCGTGGCGAAAGAGTCAAGCCTTCCCCAGGAGTAAACACTCCCGTCATCCAACAAGCAAAGGCTATGACTATTTCCCCCGGTTAGATATTTTATTCTTCGGCCGTTTAGTATCCCCTCTAGGTTGGTAACCCGGGTTGGTGTCGAGATgcatacccctcccccatcttctccccgGTTGGAGACGAGGGCTCCTGTTTGGGCGTAGTTGTCTAATCCCCAAGCCCACACCTCCCCGTTTTCACCAACGGCAAAACTGTGGTCTGGTCCGGCGGCGATGTCGATGATGTTTTTTAGTTTTATTTTCCTCGGTGTGACTGCGCAGGAGAGAAGAGAATTTCCGCGTtggggaaggcggcggcCGAGTTGGCCTTGCTCGCTGCCTAGGCCCCATGTGTAGACTTGGCCGGTTTTGGTCAGGGCTAGGATGTGGTTACCTCTTGCGGAGATTTTGGTTATGGGTTCAGgcagggggatggggaggggggtgcgTTGGATGGCGGTTtggggggtgaagagggagacgCCTTGGGAGGAGCGGGTGCAGCCCCAGCCGTAGATTtggccggtggtggagaggaggaaggtggcgCTGTCGCAGGCGGTGATTTGGGTCCatcttggggggttgatgtttgggaaggggacggggtggggggtggattcgagggggttgttgtctGGTTccgaagaggtggtggaggagttgtcgtcgtggagggtgaggtttttGAGGTGTTCTTCCAGCCGGGCGGAGCTGGTGTCTCTTCCCAGGGCACCGTTGTCGTTGACGCCCCAGGTGAGGATTTCGTTTGTGGAGGTAAGGGCGGCGCAGTGCATACCGCCAACGGCGAGTTGGACTACTTTGTTTTTGATTGTGGGAAATGATCCCTTTTTAAAGGATTTCTcggatggtgatgggcagGAGAGGAAAGGGTTGAGTGTTGGGACTCTGACGTCTCCGACGCGGTGGTTGgggccgaggccgagctcTGCATTGTCGTTGCTTCCTAGGCAGTAGATTCGAAGGTATGGGGTGTTGGCGGGCTCCTCGTCTTGGGCTGCTTGTTGATGAGGCTGTGTTTTGGGCTTTTTGGAAGGGCGAGAGGCGTTTGCTGGGCCGGCATAGATGATGGATCGTTTGCGGCTAGATCGTCGGGGTGATGTACGGTCACCGTCCATCATTAGCAACTTGAGGAGGTGGCCAGTGGTTCACAAGATGGAACCGTGGTGGCGTGAATGTGCTGCTAGAGGGAGACTTCAGTCTGGTGTTTGTGAGtgtgaagaaagagagaggtgtGTGTATGTTTCATGGTGTTCAATGATCAAGAGGACTGGAAACATACAGGATACCTTAAATATTGCTTAAATTTGATGAGAAAACATTGATTACAAAGACTAGACTCAAATCTCCCAGGCAAGTAGGCATCCACTGAAAGAGCGAGCATAGAGTGCGATCGTTTGTCTTGTTTGGTTAGGTAGGCGTTCGGATCTACACCATAGTGGCAGAGCCTCGGACTCAGGGATCAAATATCGGTGTTGAGCACTGATAATATGCTGTAAACGGAATAAGCTGGTACGATGAGGCCCAGATCAAGAACTGAGGCTCTCCCAGTCTTAAGCAGCGCTCTTTTCACCACACCATTCTGTACATTTTCTAGGTTATTTGATCCCTGTATCATTCGAAGATATTTGAAGTCAATAAAGCTGACAATCACTGATTACAAAGATAGGAAGGCTGTGTCAAAAAGAAATAGTCAAAAATCAGGCACccatccgcctccgccaATGAGCGTCCCCCACTTACATGCGCCCATCCTGTTTGGGACTTCATCCAGCAAGGTTGCAGTCACCGAGAAAATTCGAGCCCATCGGTTCGGACAGCTTctgtaggtaggtacctatctGGTAGGTTTGGATGTCTGTCTTTTCATTTTGTCTACCTAGGGGTCTTAAACGGCTGAGACCAATGACCATAGCACTCGAGCCATCCGTCCTGGTTGGACACAAATTCATCTAATGTTTTCATCAAACCACGCATTAGGACTTCAGAAACATCGTGCTGTCTATGCAGCAGAGAACGGAAACAACTTACTTAGATTGATCGTCGAGAAGTAACTCTTGAGATTTCCATCCCGGTCTTTGCAACGGCAGCTCATATAGAACGGCGCTTGCATCCCACATTCCACACACGAGTCCGCGTACCCGCCCGGAACACTGTGAATGAGGGGTCAGTACCCGGGTAAGTACTTGTGGATGTGGCAAAAACCAAAGTAAACATACACCCCGTCCGTCTTGAACAGATTGCCATTGAAATTCGAGATTCAAGGATTCAGATCCAGCGTTGACCACCTCATGGTGTTGTACGTGGTCTGGCACTGGGCGACCATCCAGCGCTGCTCGACAATGAAGAAGGTTCCCGAGCAGCTGCTAAACCAGTGTTGGGCGGTGACATGATCGGCTTCGGCCAGGAATACAGCTGCGGAGCCGAGTATGGTGGATAGTTTCATGGTGGGAATTATAGAatgtggaggtgggtggtaAGTAGTGACCAAAGACAGAGAGCAAGTACGGAGAACATCATCTGGCGGCG
Proteins encoded in this window:
- the COX6 gene encoding Cytochrome c oxidase subunit 6 (EggNog:ENOG503P3UI; BUSCO:EOG0926522L; COG:C), whose translation is MSASLLRIAARGPSSAFFRTVVARPQPIAVRAAVAVPKTFSTSMRMRSEHAEETFEEFSARYEKEFDSVQDVFELQRNLNNAFAYDLVPSPAVLAAALRAARRVNDFPTAVRVFEGIKAKVENKGQYEQYLAELKPLREELGIELKEDLYPEEAN
- a CDS encoding hypothetical protein (COG:D; COG:Z; EggNog:ENOG503NVDB) translates to MMDGDRTSPRRSSRKRSIIYAGPANASRPSKKPKTQPHQQAAQDEEPANTPYLRIYCLGSNDNAELGLGPNHRVGDVRVPTLNPFLSCPSPSEKSFKKGSFPTIKNKVVQLAVGGMHCAALTSTNEILTWGVNDNGALGRDTSSARLEEHLKNLTLHDDNSSTTSSEPDNNPLESTPHPVPFPNINPPRWTQITACDSATFLLSTTGQIYGWGCTRSSQGVSLFTPQTAIQRTPLPIPLPEPITKISARGNHILALTKTGQVYTWGLGSEQGQLGRRLPQRGNSLLSCAVTPRKIKLKNIIDIAAGPDHSFAVGENGEVWAWGLDNYAQTGALVSNRGEDGGGVCISTPTRVTNLEGILNGRRIKYLTGGNSHSLCLLDDGSVYSWGRLDSFATGVDIDTLTAQKGQKWEEEFVVRDGRGRARIVTCPVRILPLGEGENDKIRWVEAGAEHGVAVTVDGRVVTWGFNASCQTGHRGEEEEIKTPRVVGVRKGCLEGVRFGWTGAGGHFTVLGEEVVGL